Genomic DNA from Leishmania donovani BPK282A1 complete genome, chromosome 32:
AGGGCGGCTATCATCATCCAGTCAGCATGGCGAGGGTATCAGGCGCGCCGGCTCTATCAAGACACGTACTTGCGCACCTCCCAGCTGCGCACGGCCCGGCTGGAGTACGAGCGCCGTCGTCAGGCTGCTGTGCGACTTCAGGCATTTGGGCGGATGCTCATAGCCAGGCAGCACGCAACTCCGCTGCTGACGGTCGCCCGCTTTCGAGCAGCGGCTGAGATTCGAACCCGCAGCCACGAAGGGCAGGCCGCTATTAAGATTCAGTGTGCCTACCGTCGCCACGTGGCTCGTCGAGTGTGTGCCACCAAGCGTGCAGCGCGCAAGAAGCAAATTAGTCAGGACCTAGTGCAGGTGCGCACCGCAACTGTGCAACGTGCGGGACGAGGCTACATGGCGCGGAAAGATGTAGGGAGAAAGATGTCAGCGGTGCAGGCTGAGGCAGAGCGGTACGAGCGCCGTCTGCTGGCTTTGAAGCAGAAAGAGCTGGGGGCTGcacgcgccgtcgcgctggcATCTCAGCTCAATATCTCCGCACTACGCGAATGCGAaggtgagcagcggcgcatgcttgcgcgcgcggagcagcagcaatggCACGACATGCTCACACAGTGCAACGCACTCTTAGCGTCGACGAAGGAGACTGAGGTAAAGCAAGAGGCGATGAAGGCGATTTCGTCAGTGGCCTTACACGGCTTTTCCCGCATCATCAAGGCGAAGAAGCAGCGAGCCCATCGCCAAGAGGCGCGCGACGCCTACCTGGACCAGTGCGCGGCAGAGGATGCCGAGGCACATAAGGaggcgagcgcgcgcgtgatAACTGACTTCATGCgtagcgccgccgcgcgcagcaccttgcGTAGCCTAGTCAAGACGGTGAGTTCGTACAACGACGCTCGTGCGatgcaggaggaggatgatAAGAAgcctgcggctgcgacgacgGATGAGGCGGCCCCGAAGCGCCCGCTCACGGCGGANNNNNNNNNNNNNNNNNNNNNNNNNNNNNNNNNNNNNNNNNNNNNNNNNNNNNNNNNNNNNNNNNNNNNNNNNNNNNNNNNNNNNNNNNNNNNNNNNNNNNNNNNNNNNNNNNNNNNNNNNNNNNNNNNNNNNNNNNNNNNNNNNNNNNNNNNNNNNNNNNNNNNNNNNNNNNNNNNNNNNNNNNNNNNNNNNNNNNNNNNNNNNNNNNNNNNNNNNNNNNNNNNNNNNNNNNNNNNNNNNNNNNNNNNNNNNNNNNNNNNNNNNNNNNNNNNNNNNNNNNNNNNNNNNNNNNNNNNNNNNNNNNNNNNNNNNNNNNNNNNNNNNNNNNNNNNNNNNNNNNNNNNNNNNNNNNNNNNNNNNNNNNNNNNNNNNNNNNNNNNNNNNNNNNNNNNNNNNNNNNNNNNNNNNNNNNNNNNNNNNNNNNNNNNNNNNNNNNNNNNNNNNNNNNNNNNNNNNNNNNNNNNNNNNNNNNNNNNNNNNNNNNNNNNNNNNNNNNNNNNNNNNNNNNNNNNNNNNNNNNNNNNNNNNNNNNNNNNNNNNNNNNNNNNNNNNNNNNNNNNNNNNNNNNNNNNNNNNNNNNNNNNNNNNNNNNNNNNNNNNNNNNNNNNNNNNNNNNNNNNNNNNNNNNNNNNNNNNNNNNNNNNNNNNNNNNNNNNNNNNNNNNNNNNNNNNNNNNNNNNNNNNNNNNNNNNNNNNNNNNNNNNNNNNNNNNNNNNNNNNNNNNNNNNNNNNNNNNNNNNNNNNNNNNNNNNNNNNNNNNNNNNNNNNNNNNNNNNNNNNNNNNNNNNNNNNNNNNNNNNNNNNNNNNNNNNNNNNNNNNNNNNNNNNNNNNNNNNNNNNNNNNNNNNNNNNNNNNNNNNNNNNNNNNNNNNNNNNNNNNNNNNNNNNNNNNNNNNNNNNNNNNNNNNNNNNNNNNNNNNNNNNNNNNNNNNNNNNNNNNNNNNNNNNNNNNNNNNNNNNNNNNNNNNNNNNNNNNNNNNNNNNNNNNNNNNNNNNNNNNNNNNNNNNNNNNNNNNNNNNNNNNNNNNNNNNNNNNNNNNNNNNNNNNNNNNNNNNNNNNNNNNNNNNNNNNNNNNNNNNNNNNNNNNNNNNNNNNNNNNNNNNNNNNNNNNNNNNNNNNNNNNNNNNNNNNNNNNNNNNNNNNNNNNNNNNNNNNNNNNNNNNNNNNNNNNNNNNNNNNNNNNNNNNNNNNNNNNNNNNNNNNNNNNNNNNNNNNNNNNNNNNNNNNNNNNNNNNNNNNNNNNNNNNNNNNNNNNNNNNNNNNNNNNNNNNNNNNNNNNNNNNNNNNNNNNNNNNNNNNNNNNNNNNNNNNNNNNNNNNNNNNNNNNNNNNNNNNNNNNNNNNNNNNNNNNNNNNNNNNNNNNNNNNNNNNNNNNNNNNNNNNNNNNNNNNNNNNNNNNNNNNNNNNNNNNNNNNNNNNNNNNNNNNNNNNNNNNNNNNNNNNNNNNNNNNNNNNNNNNNNNNNNNNNNNNNNNNNNNNNNNNNNNNNNNNNNNNNNNNNNNNNNNNNNNNNNNNNNNNNNNNNNNNNNNNNNNNNNNNNNNNNNNNNNNNNNNNNNNNNNNNNNNNNNNNNNNNNNNNNNNNNNNNNNNNNNNNNNNNNNNNNNNNNNNNNNNNNNNNNNNNNNNNNNNNNNNNNNNNNNNNNNNNNNNNNNNNNNNNNNNNNNNNNNNNNNNNNNNNNNNNNNNNNNNNNNNNNNNNNNNNNNNNNNNNNNNNNNNNNNNNNNNNNNNNNNNNNNNNNNNNNNNNNNNNNNNNNNNNNNNNNNNNNNNNNNNNNNNNNNNNNNNNNNNNNNNNNNNNNNNNNNNNNNNNNNNNNNNNNNNNNNNNNNNNNNNNNNNNNNNNNNNNNNNNNNNNNNNNNNNNNNNNNNNNNNNNNNNNNNNNNNNNNNNNNNNNNNNNNNNNNNNNNNNNNNNNNNNNNNNNNNNNNNNNNNNNNNNNNNNNNNNNNNNNNNNNNNNNNNNNNNNNNNNNNNNNNNNNNNNNNNNNNNNNNNNNNNNNNNNNNNNNNNNNNNNNNNNNNNNNNNNNNNNNNNNNNNNNNNNNNNNNNNNNNNNNNNNNNNNNNNNNNNNNNNNNNNNNNNNNNNNNNNNNNNNNNNNNNNNNNNNNNNNNNNNNNNNNNNNNNNNNNNNNNNNNNNNNNNNNNNNNNNNNNNNNNNNNNNNNNNNNNNNNNNNNNNNNNNNNNNNNNNNNNNNNNNNNNNNNNNNNNNNNNNNNNNNNNNNNNNNNNNNNNNNNNNNNNNNNNNNNNNNNNNNNNNNNNNNNNNNNNNNNNNNNNNNNNNNNNNNNNNNNNNNNNNNNNNNNNNNNNNNNNNNNNNNNNNNNNNNNNNNNNNNNNNNNNNNNNNNNNNNNNNNNNNNNNNNNNNNNNNNNNNNNNNNNNNNNNNNNNNNNNNNNNNNNNNNNNNNNNNNNNNNNNNNNNNNNNNNNNNNNNNNNNNNNNNNNNNNNNNNNNNNNNNNNNNNNNNNNNNNNNNNNNNNNNNNNNNNNNNNNNNNNNNNNNNNNNNNNNNNNNNNNNNNNNNNNNNNNNNNNNNNNNNNNNNNNNNNNNNNNNNNNNNNNNNNNNNNNNNNNNNNNNNNNNNNNNNNNNNNNNNNNNNNNNNNNNNNNNNNNNNNNNNNNNNNNNNNNNNNNNNNNNNNNNNNNNNNNNNNNNNNNNNNNNNNNNNNNNNNNNNNNNNNNNNNNNNNNNNNNNNNNNNNNNNNNNNNNNNNNNNNNNNNNNNNNNNNNNCGCGCTGAGCTGGACCGGCTGgagcgcgagctgctggccTCTGAGGCCACGGCGGCCCCGAAGCGCCCGCTCACGGCGGAGCAGATTGCGGCTGAGCGTGCTGAGCTGGACCGGCTggagcgcgaggagctgctgggTGAGAGAGATACCACAAGCGCGTACGAGGAAGAGCGACCTCCAGCTGCTGATGAGTCTTTCACTTCGGCAGATGCATCTGTTAGTGCCAGTGCTTTGGCAGATGTGATGCTTGCTCGTCTGAAGGCCATCTGGCAGGCCGAGTTggcggcagagaagcagcgccgccaacAACGCGAGGATCTACATCGGGCTATCTTCGAacacaggcagcagcgcatcgcagccgccgaggagggagaggagctTTCTCCCTATCGTATTAACCGGGTGCACCTGCAGATGCCCTCCTCGGCTGCGCCGAAGAAGGCACTCCCGTCGCCGGCAGAATTGCCCACAACTATGGGGAATAAGTACCGTCAggagcgcgctgcacagGAGCGTGCTGCTGTACACTGCATCGAGCGCTACTTCATTGGCTGGGGTGCCCGAAAGCACCTGAAGGCGTTGCTACGCGTGCTGGATGAGTATCTCAGTGCCCTGCAGGACTTTGACCGTCACGAGGGGCCCGTGCTTACCTTCGTGCGGCTCCGCGAAGTACTAGCCCGTTACCCAGACTTGCAAACGCGTGTTTCGCAGCTGCCCGTTTCCCTATCCCCTCCTGAATGTGCCGCCATTGAAGATGTAAACTCATCAGCTTCACCAGCAATATCAATAACCTCGAGGAAAACTCTGAAAGGCTTTTCCCGCATCATCAAGGCGAAGAAGCAGCGAGCCCATCGCCAAGAGGCGCGCGACGCCTACCTGGACCAGTGCGCGGCAGAGGATGCCGAGGCACATAAGGaggcgagcgcgcgcgtgatAACTGACTTCATGCgtagcgccgccgcgcgcagcaccttgcGTAGCCTATCCAAGACGATGAGTTCGTACAACGACGCTCGTGCGatgcaggaggaggatgatAAGAAGCCTGCGGCTCCAACGACGGATGATGGCAGCGGTGAGGGTGCGTACGCAACCTCTGCCGAGTTGTGTGAGCACTCCCCTTGGTCTGCGGCTCTCAGAATCCAGCGCTTCTTCAGGGGCGTGCAGGCAAGGCGTCGAGTGCGAGTACTGCAAGAGGCATACCGTGCCTacctcgaggaggagcttgCAGTAGAGGAGCTACTCTACTCAGCGGCGGTTACCATTCAGTGCTTGTACCGAGGCCATCTGGCGCGTCGGCAGGCGGCCATGGTCATTGTGCAGCGTGATCTCTACCTGCTGTCACTccaggaggaggatgggTCAGGTGCGGATTCGAAGCGCAAAGAAGGGAGTGATGCGCCCTTGCCAGCAGTTCTATCGTTTCTTGCTTCCTCACCGAAGATtgtcgctggcggcggggccgaggcagcggcgactcGCTCCTTCACCCCACGCCGctcttcctcgtcatccTATACTGGTCTGCGCGAAGTTGCCAGCACAGCCATCGTGACCGAGGTGAATGAGGCggacgaggcagcgctggatCAGCTTTTGCATCGCCCCTGAGCTGCCGCTCTCCATCTtgcgtcggcggcacgcCAAGAGCACCCGCACCCCGCCATTTCCCGGGTACACAGTCAGAACATCTGCGCGCAATGTCAGGAGACTGCTGCCGTCTTTGCCCGCTTGCGTGCTTTCTTCCTTTTCGCTACTCGTATTGTACTGCTATACTGATGGTGCACTCCACTATAGGGGAAAGCGAGAGCGGTGTGGtcgatggcggtgcgcgatgtgtctgtgtcgtggcactcaccgccgccgctcgcggTATCACCGAGTGCCAAGAGAGTGGCAAACAACACTCCTTGTTGGTTTCGTCTCTGTGTCTCCTTATCTCACAATCACTCTCGTCGGTGGCGTTCCCCTTGGCCGCTTTCTTGAATATGTTTTCTGTTCTCTTCCCGTTGCCGGCGTTCTTTTTCTGTCGTTTCCGTGCCCGGTTGCTCTCACCCTTGTGGCTGGTGCGTGTCTGTTGTCTCCGCATTCGGCTTCAGGACAGTTGCttgtgctgcgtgtgcgtgcaacAGCCTATAtacatgtgcatgtgctgaggtgtgtgtggatgtgcctgtgtgtgtacctTTTTTTATATAATTCTCGTTTGCTTTTGCTGTTCTTGTTATGATGTACAGAACATCAGCAAAGAAGGCCAATgagccgctctctctctttggctGGATCGGTGTAGCCTGCACATGCCGAGCTGGCGAGGGTACGAGGTCTGCAGCGTTCTGTTTGCTTGTTTCTGACTTGGAACGCGCAACCATCCTTCACCACCCTCTCGCTTGCTCGTTTTGGTTGTTCGTGTTTCCGTCATTTTCCTCGTTGTCTTTCgattttttttcgttctaGGGTGCTCGTTGACGCTTCACCGCGGTTCTTCCCGTCACGTCTCTTGCTCTactccgccttctctctggATGAGCCTCATctaccccaccccctcccacccgGCTTATTGCCACTTCGATGTACATTGTCGTTCTCTTCGACTTCAACTAGAATGGCGGAGAACAAGAGCGCGCGATATTAGATAAGTAGCAAGACGGAGAAACTGCAGCCCCCCAAAAAAACCACAAGAGGAGAGGTGGTACGGGGAACGTCcctacctccctccctgtgcaccgctgcccctTGTCTTTCGTATGtttgctctctcttttcttcatGCTTTCCCTTCTGGTTTGAGCCCACCGCGAACCAGGAGCGGCGAGCTACAACGAAACCGCCAACAAGAACAAAGGGAACGGATCGCACTCGATCTCCTCCCAGGATGCatggcagcgccacctcttACCCCATccactctcgctctctcgctctctcgctcttgcgCATCAGTGAAGTGCCGAGACGAGGGGCGGGAGTGGAGATGAGGAGGGAGCGTGTTTTGCGCTTGTGTGGAAAGCTGCCCCAGTTGAAACTTGCGGAGGACTCTCTGTGCATGTCACAAAAGGCTTCGCATCGCTatgtccgtgtgcgtgcgtggatGAAGGCGTATGCACTCGTCGCGGCCTCTTCGGTATCGCTTGCCTTTGTTATCTTCTTCTGTAtgcatcacacacacagacacacacacacacacacacacacacagagaagaacTTGCAAGTCGACACATCATAAAGGAAGAGCACATcgcaacagcagctgctgtgcgagACGGGAGGAATAAGGTCGTGCATCTTCGCGTCTTTCGCGCCTCTGCTTGTTTTCTTCTCCGTTGGCTGCCGCCACGCATCCCTGCGTCATCGACACCCGCATTGTGCTCATCTGCGTCATCATCTCATTCGGCGCCATGATCTTCGAGCCGTGCGGCGACTTGCTCAAGGATTACAGCGCCTTCTGCGAATCTCTATCTGttacagagagggaggacgTGTACAGCGCTATTCTTACTCGTGTCGTCGAAGTGCCCCCTTTGCCTGCGGATGAGCTCGAGGCGTCCGAAGGggtcggcggtggtgctggggATGCATTGGACAGGCGTCTGATATCAGCCACTGCCAACGCGAAGGGATCGCGCCCGTCGACCAAGACGGCTTccaaggagaaggagaaggccagcgctggcggcaaACACAAGAGCCTTCTCAAGAGCTCGCAGGAGGCTTCGACAAAGCcggcggaagaggagacTCCACCCCATCTCCCGCTGACGCCTACCATCACCTACGTCTCACTCCACTACCCCGTCTTCTGCTTGAACCAGCGCGATATGACACCGCTCTCTCGCGCCATTCCGCACTGCCCTTCCTTGCTCTCCGTGGAGCTGATCGGGTGCGGGCTGAGCGCGCAGAGCTACATGCAGCTAGTAGAGGCGGTGTATCGCAGCCCGCGTGTCTTGTCTGTAGCGGTGGATTTCAACCAAGACATCAGTGGAAACTCTTACACGTCCCACTCTCTCGAAAAGGGCAGCCACGCGAGTGTGCTCACAAACACGCGAGAGCAGGCTGGGTTTGTGATTGACCCGACTCTGCGGAATGCCGCGTCGCGGTCACTCGGCGATGCGCTGGAGATGTCAGTCGGCGGCTTCTGCGgcctctccttcgcttcaGGAAACTCGCAGGAGCGGCCCTTCAGCTTGAACACAGTCCCTGCAACCTCTCCCAGCGGTACGAGCGCGGCTGACGCGGCGTCCAGTGGCGACCGGAACACTTCTCGTGTTGCCGGGGGTGACCCGAAGCCGGCCGTTATGCGCAATTCGAGGCTGTCGCagagcgcggcagcggacgcgTCCGCCACCGTCTTGACCGAGGCTCAGCGGGTGGGAGAGGCCGGCGACGAGGACCACAGCGGGGGCAGCTTAGAGCTGTACTTTTACCCCACGCAGTTCTGTGGTCTGGATCAGTTGCCCAcgcagctggagctgcagctgcaggaggagacggagaagaaagGCAAGGTGGATAGcaagcggctgcagcaggtaCAGGCGCAGCGTGACACCTTGCGCATCTTCAATCGGCAAAACCGCATGGCAGTTCCCAAATCGTGGGACGGCATCCTCTTCACCGGCATCCGCTTCCTCAGCTTGCGCGGAAacggcatcgacgacgcAGCCGTAACCCGCATCGTGGATGTGCTAAAGCACAATCCCCGCTCGCAGCTCGAATCGCTGAATCTCTGGGGCAACAACATCACCGACCTTGGtgccacggcgctggcgcagctgctgcgccataATCGAGACATCCGCGTCTTAGACGTCGGCAATAATAGGCTGAGCGACACCGGTCTTCTGGAATTGATTGACACGTTGCGCATGCATCAAGTGTCATCGCTAGAGGAGGTACTTGCGCTGCGACGTGCCTATTTAACCAGACGAGGCGCGACAGATGAGGAGCGCAAGGCTGCGGGGCAGCCGTTGTTGGCCACCGATATCCCAAGCTATGAAGATCTCTACGCCTACTGGTGgtacacgcagcagcagctacaccagcagccgccgccgcttccacaCGCGACCGAacgtggtggcgccgcggaCGCTACACCCCAAGTGTGGAACAacttgtctctctcttccgctctttacatggcgccgccgccgccgcctccgcagcgcgatgcatcgctcaGCCCCAGCTCTTCAAGCGCGAAGCGGGCTTCTTCGAAGAGCAAGTCCATGAGGTCGGAATTGGTTCCTGgaggctgcggtggcgggcCAATggcatccgcagcagctACACTGTCTTCATCTGCTGCGAGGGCAGCGATGCGTCCTACGGTGGCCTTCGACAGAGACTGCGTGCGGATGTGCCACCTCGCCGAGAATGACCCATCCATCCGCGTACCGGGCAACACGGTACTGGAGGTGCTGAACCTGGAGGAGAACCGCTACGTCACCATCATCGGTGTGCGCgaggctgcgcggcggctcgcCCTACACGAGCCAGCAACGACGGCGGAGATGTTATCCATGGTTGAGGTCCGGGAAGTGCACTCGACGCCGTCACTTTCACCGTCTGCGCCGCATTCCGCCGCGAGTTCGAGCATGGAAGGGGCTAGTAAACGCCTCACAAGCGCCATCCACCGTAGcacagccgctgcctcgcagcCGATGCCGACACCGTTGACGGTGATTCACCCACCTGAGCTACACTGCGccgggctgcggctgcgggtgTGCGCTGTGAGATGCCACCGCGAGTCTGATCGCAGGACGTGGCGTGAGATGgatgaggtgcagcagcacctgaaCGCCTCTCTGGCACAATGGTCCCGCTCTCGTGCCGCTTCGCGCACGTGATGCTCAAAGTGAAAAGAAGTGCAAGGGtgtggggcggggggggggccggcggcggcggcgcaaacGGGAAATGTAGAGACTGACCACGCGAACCCGCGGCACTGAGTGCCGGCgatgcatgcacacacacgcactcgcgcaaGCACCACTTCACCATCGTCCGATGCCCAAAGGTCACCTcactgtttttttttttgatgtGCACTTTCCTCTCTGTTTCCTCGTATCTTCTCTTACCTTGGCGTCATGCTGGGTGGAGGCTTCATTAGCTTGCCTCTGCATAtgtatgcgcgcgtgcatgcatgctCACCGAGAACGAGCTCGTGGAGGGGCGCGGCTAGAGTTTCCGAGTGCTAGAGGTCACGCTGCTCGTTGCTTGCTCCAAAGGGTCGCGgcccctctcgctctatTCTCCGTGTGGCGTCGTGTTCCTGAGCGCTGCGTGCTGTGCTCTCTCAAACGAACAAGCGCATCCGTGCGCGAGGTCAGAGCTGCGATGTAATCCGAACAGACAGACAAACAACGGCtcgagagaagaaaagagcaGCAATGATTGTTCTATTCTCGCGCTTCCCTTTCTATGCGTCATGCgcatatgtgcgtgtgcgcatgctcctccctcgcgcccctctctctggtTCGACGATGCCACTGCTGCAACCACCGGGACACCACCAGGTGAGGTATGTACGGGTTTGGagagaggagatggaggagcgAAAAGGCAGAAAGCGGCACTTCAGCAGGGagacggaggggagggagtgggagggggggctgttgcacccccccccccacagcTTGAAAGTGACTGGACGGAAAATGTGCACGGCGGTTTAGTAAACTAATAGGACCCCATTGACGAATCGCGGGCTGTCAAGCGCACCTCCCCAACCTCTCCCTATCTTTTACCTTCGTGTTtgacgtttttttttactgCAACGGGCCATCACGGCAttctctctgccctcctTTTCCCTCGTCTTATCttcaccctcccccttccacctCCCCCATTATCACCAACGCATCAACATACCGCGGGCCGGAGCAGGAGACAAAAAAGTCATTGAGCGTCCCTCGCACATATTTTATAGGAAGGTATTGCCTTCCTCTTGCTTTCGGCGACACTTAGCCGTAACtctttcttcctccttcATCGTAGTAGTGATAGGGATAGCCAAGCGAGACAACGtagctctctctcgctcgctgtgTAGTGTGGGCCGCCCAGAAGGTGAACGCTTTCGCACGCGTAAGCGCGCATCGCACGACTAGAAGTGCTGGTGTGCGCTCAgcctttccctcttttcttctttccttttccttcggCCAGTCAGCAGTAACCCGCACTTCAGCAGTCTTCCATCACGCAACTTCTCGGCTCCGCCTTACTTGTCTCTTCTCTCAACTTTTTCGTCCTGCGATAGACAGGATGTCTTGGCGGGCGCGCTTCACGCCCTGCGTGGGCTCCCTCACAGTGTGGCTGAACCCCAAGGATCCGAACTGCTTCGGCGTGCGCAACTGGTGGCGCAACAATCtgccggagctgcagctgctgaaccCCTTTTGCACGTTCACAATACAGGAGCTTTCCTTCGGTGAACCGCACATGTACGTCAACTACACGCCAACAGATCAGCGCATGATCCGGCTAGCCGGGGCGACTGAGGAGGAGTGCGAGGAGATCATGGAGGCGTGCATCACGTATGGCATGAACCACGCCATTATCGAGCGTCCGCGAACCGACGACGGTGGTGACTTAGTGAACCAACCAGCCATCACATCCTTTGGCTACACTGAGAGCTTCACCGCGAAGCTGGAGGTGGCACCGCCTGCGGACATAGGCCAGAAGACGACGGAGGGCGTCGATGATCCAGGCCAGAAGCCGCGCCTCTACCCTCGCAACGTGGGCTGCAAATTGATGCCATAGTGAACCAACTCATCCATCCACACAGGCGGAAAGAGCAGCCGGGCTGGGCTCCGCCATTGCATGTGAGTGGATTGCAGTGCGACGTCTCCACATTCATCACTCGCGCCCGCCTTTCTTCCACACAGCCTTGCCCCTTTCGCCCCCCTGAAGCGTGCGTCTGTGGTGCCCTTTCTCTGCCGTTTCTGCTTACCTGCCTGAGAACCatgaaaaggaaa
This window encodes:
- a CDS encoding NADH dehydrogenase subunit NI8M, putative — encoded protein: MSWRARFTPCVGSLTVWLNPKDPNCFGVRNWWRNNLPELQLLNPFCTFTIQELSFGEPHMYVNYTPTDQRMIRLAGATEEECEEIMEACITYGMNHAIIERPRTDDGGDLVNQPAITSFGYTESFTAKLEVAPPADIGQKTTEGVDDPGQKPRLYPRNVGCKLMP